A stretch of Camelina sativa cultivar DH55 chromosome 18, Cs, whole genome shotgun sequence DNA encodes these proteins:
- the LOC104761950 gene encoding rab3 GTPase-activating protein catalytic subunit-like: protein MASSSKFNPLEEEDDDDVEEEVQHFDDFTLASSWERFISDIEATCRQWLANGPKNLVEKGAVAVEDSKNLFTVKHELKDVSKSYCMEFYFLIDNDGSQQAGIDNWNSNSHDLQLCFGVKDFLLIAPQSASGVLLDTPESSKLLSAVAIALSNCGSLWPAFVPVHDPSRKAYIGIQNMGTVFTRRFEADRIGSQVPVKLMHLEGLYELFVSKFVYSGVDFSMHNFKVHFMMRLTYQTFPYDEEDDENDMDDLMGDKADTAENNGSESRNKVLWDDDCPWSEWYSAEDPLRGFELVVTWADRTVESTLEMAELENASPHDAEKWIMHPILSPYLGDPSLGKRIDFASQLLCLVEALDTSFTAQFMEDFVSVENPSSENLKTSVVIPPPSVLDRVIKDLFREGSKLPDFTKGEHKFSRALKAAPLESLFTQFCLHSLWFGNCNIRAIAFLWIEFVREVRWCWEETQPLPKMPFDGSIDLSTCLINQKLHLLAICIEKKREMNEEFLDCIGSDDSSDASVSMEEHHKVDRRRNTSSEADLQRKRDSSIAEDTSNRPRVERKTERTNSENQSPTFRRGSAGPVGTMMLLKSHQRLHAPFTQDPPLMTEDMHEERLQAVEAFGDSLNVPGQLEKDILLSDMSAFKAANPEAVFEDFIRWHSPGDWESFEPKTTETSAGPITEGSKDKWPPCGRLSQRMSDQGNLWRKSWNDAPALQADDQKPLVDPNREGEKIVHYLETVRPDQLLEQMVCTAFRGSADTLNLTNFGNMRQMTSKLEQLYLIIKSTLGALQRNNLPDKGKTVKDLKRLCVVFENVEKLVTVAASIHRKFLDASRLAQVIFSDFYTIYSPTMGMNSNDEENKSRTEMEVSRQEVNLRERQVVSNLFAPPSANQSWRKVLSMGNLLNGHEPILREIIFSTGDDVNNGIHYAAAADVAATNYRKGEEIETHRMYVSGTSNDLRVGLSVTSCD, encoded by the exons ATGGCTTCTTCAAGCAAATTTAATcctctcgaagaagaagatgatgatgatgtggaagAAGAG GTGCAACATTTCGATGATTTCACTCTAGCTTCTTCCTGGGAAAG GTTTATTTCAGATATTGAAGCAACTTGTCGTCAATGGTTAGCCAATGGTCCCAAAAACCTGGTG GAAAAAGGTGCCGTTGCAGTGGAGGATTCAAAGAATCTGTTTACAGTCAAACACGAACTTAAAGATGTCTCAAAGAGCTATTGCATGGAGTTCTACTTTCTAATTGATAATGATGGTAGCCAACAAG CTGGAATTGATAATTGGAACAGTAATTCACATGATCTCCAGCTTTGCTTTGGGGTGAAGGATTTTCTG TTGATTGCTCCACAAAGTGCCAGTGGGGTGCTTCTTGATACACCAGAGTCCAGCAAGCTTCTGAGTGCAGTTGCTATTGCTTTGTCTAACTGTGGCAG CTTGTGGCCAGCCTTTGTCCCTGTGCATGACCCTTCACGCAAAGCATATATTGGAATCCAGAATATGGGCACTGTTTTTACTAGAAGATTTGAAGCAGATCGTATTGGCAGCCAAGTCCCCGTGAAACTCATGCACCTGGAAGGGCTGTATGAGTTGTTTGTTTCTAAGTTT GTTTATTCAGGAGTGGACTTCTCAATGCATAATTTCAAAGTCCATTTTATGATGAGGCTAACATACCAAACCTTCCCATATGACGAGGAGGATGACGAAAATGATATGGATGACCTTATGGGTGACAAAGCAGACACTGCGGAAAACAATGGTTCTGAGTCACGCAACAAGGTGCTCTGGGATGATGACTGTCCTTGGAGTGAGTGGTACTCTGCTGAAGATCCACTTAGAG GTTTTGAATTGGTGGTCACATGGGCTGACAGGACTGTAGAAAGCACACTTGAGATGGCTGAACTTGAAAATGCTTCACCCCATGATGCTGAGAAGTGGATTATGCACCCAATCCTCTCACCATATCT GGGTGATCCTTCACTTGggaaaagaattgattttgctTCCCAACTACTTTGCTTGGTTGAAGCATTGGATACGTCCTTCACAGCTCAGTTTATGGAGGATTTTGTGTCAG TGGAAAATCCAAGCTCTGAAAATTTAAAGACCTCAGTGGTCATACCTCCTCCGTCAGTTCTTGATCGGGTGATTAAAGATCTCTTTCGTGAGG GATCTAAACTCCCAGATTTTACTAAAGGCGAACACAAGTTTTCTCGAGCTCTTAAGGCTGCACCGCTTGAATCTCTTTTTACACAATTCTGTTTGCACTCACTGTGGTTTGGCAACTGCAATATCCGTG CCATTGCCTTCCTCTGGATAGAGTTTGTCCGTGAAGTTCGATGGTGTTGGGAAGAGACACAGCCGTTGCCGAAAATGCCATTTGACGGTTCTATTGATTTGTCCACTTGTTTGATCAACCAGAAGTTGCACCTG CTTGCAATTTGCATCGAGAAAAAACGTGAAATGAATGAAGAGTTCCTAGACTGTATAGGAAGTGATGACAGTTCAGACGCTTCTGTTTCTATGGAG GAACACCACAAGGTCGACAGGAGAAGAAATACATCCTCAGAAGCAGATCTGCAGAGGAAACGTGACAG TTCAATTGCAGAAGATACTTCTAATCGACCGAGAGTTGAGAGGAAAACTGAACGCACAAATTCTGAGAACCAAAGCCCAACCTTCAGAAGGGGCTCAGCTGGCCCAGTGGGGACTATGATGCTCCTGAAGTCACATCAGCGGCTCCATGCCCCATTTACCCAG GATCCACCTCTTATGACTGAAGACATGCATGAAGAAAGACTCCAAGCTGTTGAAGCGTTTGGTGATTCCCTT AACGTTCCTGGCCAGCTGGAGAAAGACATCTTACTATCTG ACATGTCAGCATTCAAAGCGGCAAACCCAGAAGCAGTGTTTGAGGACTTTATCAGATGGCATTCACCTGGAGATTGGGAAAGCTTTGAACCTAAAACCACTGAAACATCAGCAGGCCCCATCACCGAAGGCTCGAAAGATAAATGGCCTCCTTGTGGTCGTCTTTCTCAACGGATGTCTGATCAAGGAAACTTGTGGAGAAAAAGTTGGAACGATGCACCCGCTTTGCAAGCTGATGATCAAAAGCCTCTCGTAGACCCGAACCGAGAGGGAGAGAAG ATTGTTCATTACCTGGAAACAGTGCGGCCTGATCAGCTTCTTGAGCAAATGGTCTGCACAGCCTTCAGAGGATCAGCCGACACTCTTAACCTGACAAACTTCGGGAACATGAGACAAATGACCTCTAAATTGGAGCAACTCTACCTCATCATCAAATCTACTTTGGGGGCTCTACAAC GCAACAATCTTCCAGATAAAGGAAAAACCGTCAAAGACCTGAAACGTCTCTGCGTGGTCTTTGAAAACGTGGAGAAGTTGGTAACGGTCGCGGCATCAATTCACAGAAAGTTCCTGGACGCATCACGACTTGCTCAAGTAATATTCAGCGACTTCTACACCATTTATTCCCCAACAATGGGAATGAACTCAAATGATGAGGAGAACAAAAGCAGGACG GAGATGGAAGTAAGTAGACAAGAAGtgaatttgagagagagacaagtGGTGTCTAACTTGTTCGCGCCCCCATCTGCGAACCAGTCATGGAGGAAGGTGCTGAGTATGGGAAATCTTCTAAACGGACACGAACCCATTCTCAGGGAGATCATTTTCTCTACTGGAGACGATGTCAACAACGGCATCCATTACGCGGCAGCTGCTGACGTTGCGGCCACCAATTACCGGAAGGGAGAAGAAATCGAGACACACCGAATGTACGTGTCTGGAACATCTAACGATCTCCGGGTTGGACTCTCTGTTACTTCTTGCgattga